The segment CCGAAGGCGGTCGTGGTCAACCCGGTGTTCGCGTGGGGCGGCGACGTACGGCCGGACCGGGCCTTTCATGAGACGGTGATCTACGAGACCCACGTGAAGGGTTTCTCCAAGCTCTGGGAAGTGCTGCCGGAGCACCTCCGCGGCACCTACGCGGGGATCGGCAGCCCGCACGCGATTGAGTATTTCAAGAAACTCGGCGTGACCGCGATCGAGCTGATGCCCGTGCATCAGCACGTGACATCAAAGCATCTGCTCGACAAGGGGCTGAGCGACTACTGGGGCTACAACAGCCTCGGGTTTTTCGCGCCGGAGCCGACCTACAGCAGTGAAAACGGCAATCGCGGCGCGGAGGTCGATGAATTTCGCGCGATGGTGCGCAGCCTCCACGCCGCCGGGCTCGAGGTGATCCTCGACGTGGTCTACAACCACACCGCCGAGGGCAATCACCTCGGGCCCACGCTCGGGTTCCGCGGCATCGACAACGCGAGCTATTACCGGCTCACCGCGGACAATCCGCGCTACTACATGGATTATACCGGGACCGGCAACACGCTGAACGTACCGAATCCACGCGTGCTGCAGCTCGTGATGGACAGCCTGCGCTACTGGGTGCTCGACATGCACGTCGACGGCTTCCGCTTCGACCTCGCCACCGCGCTAGCCCGCGAACTCCATGAGGTCAGCCGGCTCTCATCGTTTTTCGACGTCATTCACCAGGATCCCGTGCTCTCCCAGGTGAAGCTGATCGCGGAGCCGTGGGATGTGGGCGAGGGGGGCTACCAGGTCGGCAACTTCCCGGTGCTGTGGGCGGAGTGGAACGGCCGCTACCGCGATACCGTGCGCCGCTACTGGAAGGGCGAGTCCGGCCACATGCGCGATTTCGCCTACCGGCTGTGCGGCAGCTCCGATCTTTACCAGAGCAGCGGCAAAACCCCGACGGCGAGCATCAACTTCATCACCTCGCACGACGGCTTCGCGCTGCGTGATCTGGTTTCGTTCAACGAGAAGCACAATGAAGCGAACGGCGAGAACAACCAGGACGGCGACAACAACAACAACTCCTACAACTGGGGGTACGAAGGCCTCGATGCGCCGGAGGAGATCCGCGCGCTGCGGCGGCGGGTGAAAAGGAATTTCCTGACCACGCTGTTGCTCTCGCAAGGCGTGCCCATGCTCCGCGGCGGCGATGAGGCGGGCGCAACGCAGCGCGGCAACAACAACGCGTATTGCCAGGACAACGAGATCAGCTGGATCAACTGGAAGCTGCCGCCGCCCGAACAGCAGCTGCTGGAGTTTACCTCGCGGCTGATCCAGTTCCGGCTGCAGCATCCCATCTTTCACCAACCGAACTTTTTCAAAGGCCGCGATCTTCGCGGCACGGGGGTGAAGGACATCACTTGGTTCTATCCCGACGGCTCGGAGATGGACGACGAGGGCTGGAGCGCCGACTTCGCGAAAGTTCTCGGATTCATGTTGAGCGGCCGCTCGATGGACCTGCGTTCGTATTTCGGTGAGCCAATCACGGACGGCACGTTTCTGCTTTATTTCAACGCGCACGATGGCGAGGTCGAAGTGACGCTGCCGGGCCGGCCGAACGTCGGCTGGCGCCGGATTCTCGATACCACGGATGAGGCCGGGTTCATCGAATCGCCGCGGTTGCGACAAGGCGGGAGCAAGCATCAGCTCACCGCGATCTCGCTGGTGCTGTTCCAGCAGGAAACCGGTACCGACGAGGAAGCGCGGAATCCGTGGGAGAAGATCGGCGGCCGCGGCCTCCCGCCGCGGAAAGGACCCACGACTTCGCCGTTTGCTGCGTCGGGCGTGCCCGCGCCGGCGGGACCTTCCGCCACGACGCCGATTTCGATGCCGAACCCCGCGCGCGTCCCGGGCTCGTCGGGGGAAGCGCACCGCGCTCCGGATCTCGCGCCGGCGATCCCGCCGAAACCAACGCCTTGAGCCTCCGAGTTGGTGCGTTGACCGCCGCCGCGGTCCGTTGACCGTGCCGCGGCTGCGGCGGTTTCCGCGTGGCTGAAGACGCGACCGATCGTCAGCCCTGCGGCACCCGGGAGGTCGGCGATTCCCCCTCGGGCGGCTACCGGGCATTATCTTATGCGGTCCACGCGAATCCGCCGCCGCCATTTTCCTGCGATGGAGGAACTGTGCCGCGCGGTACCCAACTAAGCCGGGCGGGTTGCGGGCCGCGCCACAGCGGTCCGGCCGGCCGACTGGCGGCCTGGCGGAATTTCCCGGCGCGCGGCCCAACACACCTTTCATGGAAACTTCGATCGACGTTGCCATTCGACCCGGCGCGCACGTGCAACCGCGCGGAGTGCGGTACTGCGTCTGGGCGCCTGACCACGAACGGCTGGCGGTGCAGGTCCGGCGGGCCGACGGCACCGTGGCCCGGCTGCCCCTCGAGCCTCAGCCGGAGGGTTATCACGTCGGCGAAGACGCCATCGGCGCGGCGGGTAATCGCTACATCATCGAACTGAGCGATGGCACGTTGCGGCCCGACCCGGCTTCGCGGTTTCAACCGGAGGGCGTGCATGGCTGGTCGGAGTGCATCGATCCGCACGAGTATCGCTGGCGGTGCACCGGCTGGCGTCGACCCGGCTGGCGCGGCCAGTCGATCTATGAGCTGCATGTGGGCACGTTCACGCGCGAGGGCACGTTTCAGTCGGCGGCCCGCCGGCTGGAGCACATCGCCGCGTTGGGCGTGCGCGCGATCGAGCTCATGCCCGTCGCGGATTTTCCCGGCAGCCGCAATTGGGGCTACGACGGCGTGGCGCTCTACGCGCCGGCGCGCTGCTATGGCCGGCCGGACGATCTGCGGGCGTTCGTCGACGCGGCGCACGAGCACGGACTCGCGGTGATTCTCGACGTCGTCTACAACCACCTCGGTCCCGATGGCAATTACCTGAGCCAGTTCGGCCGCGCCTACTTCAATCCGGAGCACCACACGCCCTGGGGCCAGGCGTTGAACTTCGACGGACCCGACAACCGGCCGGTGCGCGATTATTTTCTCCACAACGCCGTCGCCTGGCTCGACGAATTCCGCTTCGACGGACTACGGCTCGACGCGACGCACGCGATCCGCGATGACTCGCCGCGGCACCTGCTCGCCGAGCTCGCCGACGTGGCGCAGGAGCGCGGCGCCTTCCTGATCGCGGAGGACGAGCGCAACTCGTGCGACATCCTGCGGCGGCCCGACGGCGCCGGCGCGGGGCTCGACGCCGCGTGGGCCGACGATTTTCACCACCAGGTGCGGGTGGCGCTGACGGGGGTGCAGGACGCGTATTTCAAGAATTACGCCGGCTCGCCCGAGCAGGTGGCTGCGACCTTGCGGCACGGCTGGTTTTATCGCGGGCAGCCGTATCCCTCCTGGAAGGGCCGGCCCCGCGGCGAACCCTGCGATCACCTCTCTCCCCACGCGTTCGTCCTGTGTATCGAGAACCACGACCAGGTCGGCAATCGCGGGCGCGGCGAGCGGCTGGAACACCTGATCGCGCCCGCGGCTTTTCGCGCCGCCTCGGGGCTGCTGTGTCTCGCGCCTTATCCGCTGCTGATCTTCATGGGCCAGGAGTGGGCGGCGAGCGCGCCGTTTCTGTTCTTCACCGATCACGCGGGTGAGCTGGGCACCAAGGTGTCGGAAGGCCGGCGCAAGGAGTTTTCGGAGTTTGCGCGCGATCACGCCTCAGGCCTCGGCACGGTGCCCGATCCGCAGGCGCTGGAGACGTTCACGCGTTCGAAACTGTCTTGGGACGAACTGCGGCTCAGTCCGTACGCGACCGTGCTGCACCTGTATCGCGCCTGCTTGCGGGAGCGCGGCGCGTGGCTTGAGGAGGTCGCGGCGGATCGGGCGCGCTGGTCGGTCGAGGCCCTCGAGCGCGCCGTGGCGATTCGCTATCGTCCCGCCGCGGGCCCGGAGCGGCTGGTGCTGACCTCGCTCGAGGGCGGCGCGCGGCTGTCACTCCAGGCGGATTCCCGGCTGCGACCGCCGGCCGGTCACAGCTGGCAGCTGGCGCTCGACAGCAATGCGAGTTGGATCGAAACCGCCGCGGGCGCGCCCCCGGAACGCGTGGTGACCTGTGCCACGTCGGCGCTGCCGGGGGTGGATACGCTGGTGTTCACGGCGCCGGCGACCTTGTTGCTGGTCGCGCGGCCGACGGAGGAGCGGGTGCGATCGTGAGCAATCCGATGCAGGCGCGGCGCATCCCCGTGGCCACCTACCGACTGCAATTGCGGCGCGAGTTTCCGTTCGCCGCCGCGGAGGCGGTGATCGCGCATGCGCACGCGTTCGGCATTTCCGACTATTACGTTTCGCCGATCCTGCTCTCCACACCGGGCAGTTCGCACGGCTATGACGTAACCGATTACCGTTTGATCAATCCGGAGCTCGGCGGTCGCGAGGGCTTTAGTCGACTGCACGACGCCCTGCGCGCGCGGCAGATGGGCCTGGTGCTCGACTTCGTGCCGAATCACATGGGGATCAACGCGCCGGGCCTGTTGAACACCTGGTGGCGCGACGTGCTGCAGAATGGCGTGCATTCGCGCTACGCGGGGTTTTTCGATATCGACTGGAGCGGCACCGGCGAGGGCGCGGCGCAGGTGCTGGTGCCGATCCTCGACGATCACTATGGCCGCGTGCTCGAGGCGGGGCGGCTGGCGCTCCGCTGCGAACGGGGCGTCATCGGCGTGCACTATGGCGACATGCAGTTTCCGGTGCGGCCGCAGACGTACCAATCGTTGTTGAACGCGGCCGCGGAGTCGATGCCGGCGGCGGCCCAGCTGCGGGAGCTGGCGGAGGAATTCGGCGCTCTGCCGCGGGCCGAGGCCACCGAGGATTTCGAGAGGGCGGCGGAGCGGACCAAACGCGTGGCGGAATTGAAACGCCGGCTGGGAACGCTGCTCGAGCAGCAGCCCGCGGCGCGCGCGGCGCTTGAGGAGCGGTTGCACGCGCTGGAAGGGCGGACCGGCGAGCCGCGCAGCTTCGATGCGCTCGACGAGGTGATCTCGCAGCAGCACTACCGACTGGCCTACTGGCGCGCGGGGCAGCACGAAACAAATTACCGGCGGTTTTTCGCGATCGACACGCTGATTGGATTGCGGATGGAGGAGCCGGAGGTGTTCGAGGAAACCCACGCCTTGCTCTCGCGCCTGCTGGTGGAAGGCACCGTGACCGGACTGCGGATCGATCACATCGACGGCTTGCGGCAGCCGCAGCGGTACCTCGAGCGCTTGCAGGCGCTCGCGATGCGAACCGGTGACGAAGCGCGCGATCCGCTCTATGTGCTGGTGGAAAAGATCCTGGCCGACCACGAACCGCTCCCGGTCGAGTGG is part of the Opitutus terrae PB90-1 genome and harbors:
- the glgX gene encoding glycogen debranching protein GlgX; translation: MKPTKVWKGHSYPLGATWTGSGVNFSLFSENATGVELCLFDQLGEPETARIKLTERSDQVWHCFLPEIRPGQLYGYRVDGPYEPLKGHRFNRNKLLIDPYAKAIAGQVQWSDEMFSYTIGHADGDLSFDARDNAVLMPKAVVVNPVFAWGGDVRPDRAFHETVIYETHVKGFSKLWEVLPEHLRGTYAGIGSPHAIEYFKKLGVTAIELMPVHQHVTSKHLLDKGLSDYWGYNSLGFFAPEPTYSSENGNRGAEVDEFRAMVRSLHAAGLEVILDVVYNHTAEGNHLGPTLGFRGIDNASYYRLTADNPRYYMDYTGTGNTLNVPNPRVLQLVMDSLRYWVLDMHVDGFRFDLATALARELHEVSRLSSFFDVIHQDPVLSQVKLIAEPWDVGEGGYQVGNFPVLWAEWNGRYRDTVRRYWKGESGHMRDFAYRLCGSSDLYQSSGKTPTASINFITSHDGFALRDLVSFNEKHNEANGENNQDGDNNNNSYNWGYEGLDAPEEIRALRRRVKRNFLTTLLLSQGVPMLRGGDEAGATQRGNNNAYCQDNEISWINWKLPPPEQQLLEFTSRLIQFRLQHPIFHQPNFFKGRDLRGTGVKDITWFYPDGSEMDDEGWSADFAKVLGFMLSGRSMDLRSYFGEPITDGTFLLYFNAHDGEVEVTLPGRPNVGWRRILDTTDEAGFIESPRLRQGGSKHQLTAISLVLFQQETGTDEEARNPWEKIGGRGLPPRKGPTTSPFAASGVPAPAGPSATTPISMPNPARVPGSSGEAHRAPDLAPAIPPKPTP
- the treZ gene encoding malto-oligosyltrehalose trehalohydrolase — encoded protein: METSIDVAIRPGAHVQPRGVRYCVWAPDHERLAVQVRRADGTVARLPLEPQPEGYHVGEDAIGAAGNRYIIELSDGTLRPDPASRFQPEGVHGWSECIDPHEYRWRCTGWRRPGWRGQSIYELHVGTFTREGTFQSAARRLEHIAALGVRAIELMPVADFPGSRNWGYDGVALYAPARCYGRPDDLRAFVDAAHEHGLAVILDVVYNHLGPDGNYLSQFGRAYFNPEHHTPWGQALNFDGPDNRPVRDYFLHNAVAWLDEFRFDGLRLDATHAIRDDSPRHLLAELADVAQERGAFLIAEDERNSCDILRRPDGAGAGLDAAWADDFHHQVRVALTGVQDAYFKNYAGSPEQVAATLRHGWFYRGQPYPSWKGRPRGEPCDHLSPHAFVLCIENHDQVGNRGRGERLEHLIAPAAFRAASGLLCLAPYPLLIFMGQEWAASAPFLFFTDHAGELGTKVSEGRRKEFSEFARDHASGLGTVPDPQALETFTRSKLSWDELRLSPYATVLHLYRACLRERGAWLEEVAADRARWSVEALERAVAIRYRPAAGPERLVLTSLEGGARLSLQADSRLRPPAGHSWQLALDSNASWIETAAGAPPERVVTCATSALPGVDTLVFTAPATLLLVARPTEERVRS